One stretch of Pseudomonas azotoformans DNA includes these proteins:
- a CDS encoding SMP-30/gluconolactonase/LRE family protein: MTDSSKIHPALRFGVYTAGLLCVATLGFFAWQSYYPVSAANGWDVQVVHHDVTKAASLMPMADGSLMVSLELDKAKGSIVRIHPDGSREVVVANLSKPDGLFATRGGWVFSQESADLPVSFFKDGVVTELFKGESVQGLWDDGDDLYAIEDRKPVGRLLRYRWSDQTLTVVRDQLQEGESIVRCTDGRMLYTEKKKGVVRELTEDGSDPMVLSKLNKPTFLMCDARGLWVNEDATHRARLLLIDKQGHQHTILSFLKAPQSIVPSGRGTYLLAEGGRDRVLELVPEPQKISP, translated from the coding sequence ATGACCGATTCTTCAAAAATACACCCGGCACTCCGATTTGGCGTGTACACAGCGGGCCTGTTGTGCGTCGCCACCCTGGGCTTTTTTGCCTGGCAAAGTTATTACCCCGTCAGCGCTGCCAACGGCTGGGACGTCCAGGTGGTGCACCACGACGTCACCAAGGCCGCTTCACTGATGCCCATGGCAGACGGTTCGTTGATGGTCAGCCTGGAGCTCGACAAGGCCAAGGGCAGCATCGTACGTATCCACCCTGATGGTAGCCGCGAGGTGGTGGTGGCCAACCTGTCGAAACCCGACGGCCTGTTCGCCACCCGAGGCGGTTGGGTGTTCAGCCAGGAGTCGGCCGACCTGCCCGTGAGTTTCTTCAAGGACGGCGTCGTCACCGAACTGTTCAAAGGCGAGAGTGTGCAAGGATTGTGGGATGACGGCGACGATCTCTATGCCATCGAAGACCGCAAACCCGTCGGGCGATTGCTGCGCTATCGCTGGAGCGACCAGACCCTCACCGTGGTGCGCGACCAATTGCAGGAAGGCGAGTCCATCGTGCGTTGTACTGACGGACGGATGCTCTACACCGAGAAGAAGAAAGGCGTGGTGCGTGAGCTGACCGAAGACGGCAGCGACCCGATGGTATTGAGCAAGCTGAACAAGCCGACGTTTTTGATGTGCGATGCGCGTGGGCTGTGGGTCAATGAGGACGCTACCCATCGTGCGCGGTTGCTGTTGATTGATAAACAGGGGCACCAGCACACAATCCTTTCGTTCCTGAAAGCCCCGCAGTCGATTGTGCCGAGCGGCCGGGGGACTTATCTGTTGGCGGAAGGTGGCAGGGATCGGGTACTGGAACTCGTGCCTGAGCCGCAAAAAATTTCACCGTAA
- a CDS encoding response regulator: MKRDIQLLIVDDNAATRYALRRRLERHHYRVLEAGTGQEGLDLITSEKIDALILDVNLPDMSGFDIVRGLRANPATALLPVVHVSAASIETGDIITGLDAGADAYLIHPVDPDVLLATLRTLLRVRDTEYALRESEARFREIFFNISAPIAVMDAQLKVHECNHAFAQLIHDNLNPDALLECFASDQYSVIQELCLRLAAGERWKGTLQMKVDGQLRETEWQISPYDRAELSLVFVEDVTEHRHRERHQQAELANAASQLARTEAQLLQAQKMDALGKLTGGIAHDFNNLLTGIITSLELIKKRIESQRTDKVVGYADAALSSALSAAGLTNRLLAFARQQPLDTRPTDINAHIRSLEELLVRTIGEHIALKLELTSNPAVALVDPIQLESAVLNLVINARDALPQGGIIWVTTYLSYSNGNLKLEDGPYVALSVRDNGVGIEHSVIDKVFDPFFTTKPVGQGTGLGLSTIYGFARQSGGDAQIRSVTRQGTEVTLMLPAADGPATLATKTVAVPGNSKGEHILIVEDMPSVRSFVAEVLMDAGYRCSLAADGDEAIAILQADPSIHLLLTDVGLPYMTGRELADHARTLHPNLPILFMTGYAENAANRQNFLGERMDLITKPFHIDELLEKIRQGMGE; encoded by the coding sequence ATGAAACGTGACATCCAACTGCTGATCGTCGACGACAACGCCGCCACGCGTTACGCCCTGCGCCGACGTCTTGAGCGCCATCACTACCGGGTACTGGAAGCCGGCACGGGCCAGGAAGGACTCGACCTGATCACCAGCGAAAAGATCGACGCACTGATCCTGGACGTCAACCTGCCTGACATGAGCGGCTTCGATATCGTGCGCGGGTTGCGCGCCAACCCGGCCACAGCCTTGCTGCCGGTGGTGCACGTTTCGGCGGCGTCCATCGAGACCGGCGACATCATCACCGGCCTGGACGCAGGCGCCGATGCCTACCTGATCCACCCGGTAGACCCCGACGTACTGCTGGCAACCCTGCGCACCTTGCTGCGGGTACGCGACACCGAATACGCCCTGCGCGAAAGCGAGGCGCGCTTTCGGGAGATCTTCTTCAATATCAGCGCACCGATCGCGGTGATGGACGCGCAGTTGAAGGTTCACGAGTGCAACCACGCCTTCGCCCAACTGATCCACGACAACCTCAACCCGGATGCGCTGCTCGAATGCTTCGCCAGCGATCAATATAGCGTCATCCAGGAGCTGTGCCTGCGCCTCGCGGCAGGCGAGCGCTGGAAGGGCACGCTGCAGATGAAGGTCGATGGCCAACTGCGCGAAACCGAATGGCAGATTTCGCCCTATGACCGCGCCGAGCTGAGCCTGGTGTTTGTCGAGGACGTAACCGAACACCGCCATCGTGAGCGTCACCAGCAGGCCGAACTGGCCAACGCCGCCAGCCAGCTGGCACGTACGGAGGCGCAACTGCTCCAGGCCCAGAAAATGGATGCCCTGGGCAAGCTCACCGGCGGTATCGCCCACGACTTCAACAACCTGCTGACGGGCATCATCACCAGCCTTGAACTGATCAAGAAGCGCATCGAAAGCCAGCGCACCGACAAGGTCGTCGGTTATGCCGACGCGGCGCTCAGTTCAGCCCTGAGCGCCGCCGGCCTGACCAACCGCCTGCTCGCCTTCGCCCGCCAGCAGCCACTGGACACCCGACCGACCGATATCAACGCACACATCCGCTCCCTGGAAGAACTGCTGGTGCGCACCATCGGCGAACACATTGCCCTGAAGCTGGAGTTGACCAGCAACCCCGCCGTGGCGCTGGTGGACCCGATCCAACTGGAAAGCGCGGTACTGAACCTGGTGATCAACGCCCGGGATGCACTGCCCCAGGGCGGGATTATCTGGGTGACGACTTACCTGTCGTACTCCAACGGCAACCTCAAGCTGGAAGACGGCCCGTACGTTGCACTGTCGGTACGGGACAACGGTGTGGGCATCGAGCACAGCGTGATCGATAAGGTGTTCGACCCATTCTTCACCACCAAACCCGTGGGCCAGGGCACCGGCCTGGGTCTGTCGACCATCTATGGCTTTGCCCGCCAGTCCGGCGGTGATGCGCAGATCCGCAGCGTCACCCGCCAGGGCACCGAGGTGACCCTCATGCTCCCCGCCGCCGACGGCCCCGCCACCCTTGCCACCAAGACCGTGGCAGTGCCGGGTAACAGCAAGGGTGAACACATACTGATCGTAGAAGACATGCCCTCGGTCCGCAGTTTTGTCGCCGAGGTACTGATGGACGCCGGCTATCGCTGCAGCCTGGCCGCTGACGGTGACGAAGCAATCGCCATTCTGCAGGCCGACCCGAGCATCCATCTGCTGCTGACGGATGTCGGCCTGCCCTACATGACCGGTCGGGAGTTGGCCGACCACGCACGCACCCTGCATCCCAACCTGCCCATCCTGTTCATGACCGGCTACGCGGAAAATGCGGCCAACCGACAGAACTTCCTGGGCGAACGCATGGACCTGATCACCAAGCCCTTTCACATTGACGAGTTGCTGGAAAAGATCAGACAGGGCATGGGGGAGTAG
- a CDS encoding sensor histidine kinase, translating into MADTPASLAAEIQRLRLEADALRAELDETNQGVLALYAELDTQADQLRQASDLKSRFLSYMSHEFRTPLGSILSITSLLADELDGPLSEEQHTQVGFIRNSARELREMVDDLLDLAKIEAGRISISPAWFDMFDLFSALRGMFRPIVDASSVDLIFEEPSGLPKLYTDDKKLAQILRNFISNALKFTVQGEVRVSARMENEHEIRFAVHDTGLGIPVELHSNLFEDFSQIDSPLQKRLRGTGLGLSLCKRFAELLGGRVGVESTPGVGSQFFVIIPYSLASETVDET; encoded by the coding sequence ATGGCTGACACCCCTGCCTCGCTCGCCGCTGAAATACAACGCCTTCGCCTGGAGGCGGACGCCTTGCGTGCCGAGTTGGACGAAACCAACCAGGGCGTGCTCGCGCTGTATGCCGAACTGGACACCCAGGCCGATCAACTGCGCCAGGCATCGGACCTCAAGAGCCGCTTCCTGTCCTACATGAGCCATGAGTTCCGCACACCGCTGGGCTCGATCCTGAGCATCACCAGCCTGCTGGCCGATGAGCTGGATGGCCCGTTGAGCGAGGAACAGCACACCCAGGTCGGCTTCATTCGCAACTCGGCCCGCGAACTGCGCGAGATGGTCGATGACCTGTTGGACCTGGCCAAGATCGAGGCCGGGCGTATCAGCATTTCCCCTGCCTGGTTCGACATGTTCGACCTGTTCTCGGCATTGCGCGGCATGTTCAGGCCGATTGTCGATGCGTCCTCGGTGGATCTGATCTTCGAAGAGCCGTCCGGCTTGCCCAAGCTCTACACCGATGACAAGAAACTGGCGCAGATCCTGCGCAACTTTATCTCCAACGCGCTGAAATTCACGGTGCAGGGCGAAGTGCGGGTGTCGGCGCGCATGGAGAATGAACACGAGATACGCTTTGCCGTGCACGACACCGGCCTGGGCATCCCGGTCGAATTGCACAGCAACCTGTTCGAAGACTTTTCCCAGATCGATTCGCCCTTGCAGAAGCGCCTGCGTGGCACCGGTCTGGGCCTGTCGTTGTGCAAGCGTTTCGCCGAACTGCTCGGTGGCCGGGTGGGTGTGGAAAGCACCCCCGGTGTGGGCTCGCAGTTTTTTGTGATCATTCCCTATTCTCTCGCCAGCGAGACCGTCGATGAAACGTGA
- a CDS encoding ATP-binding protein, translating to MNIPSALTHVLLIEDTSQIGHARRTAQQLAEQLGFDDTDAGRVALVATELASNVLKHAEHGQLHLRTTGNGGLELVAIDRGQGFDLNSCLVDGYSTGGTQGIGLGAISRLAQVFDAYADPRGTAILARLYPRGSVAKDIRYGVSQHSLHDDPHCGDAWHLAIEPGRFSVMVADGLGHGEYAEHAARAGEVVFAQDAFLDSTVLMNDLHIAMNGTRGGALAVAQYDAEADHLRFTGVGNIGASLIGPGKSRGLASHPGIVGVQFRKAHAFDYAQVGGQLLILYSDGLQSRWNLLDYPGLVHRHPALIAAVLHRDFCRGRDDVTVLVIALEAVDG from the coding sequence ATGAACATCCCCAGCGCCCTGACGCATGTACTGTTGATTGAAGACACCAGCCAGATCGGCCATGCGCGTCGCACGGCGCAGCAGCTTGCCGAGCAGTTGGGTTTCGACGACACCGATGCCGGGCGCGTGGCCCTGGTGGCCACTGAACTGGCCAGCAATGTCCTCAAGCATGCCGAGCATGGCCAACTGCACCTGCGCACCACCGGTAACGGCGGCCTCGAACTGGTCGCCATCGACCGTGGCCAAGGCTTCGACCTGAACAGCTGCCTGGTGGATGGCTACTCCACAGGAGGCACCCAGGGCATTGGCCTGGGCGCGATTTCGCGCCTGGCCCAGGTATTCGATGCGTACGCCGACCCACGCGGCACGGCGATCCTGGCCAGGCTGTATCCGCGCGGTTCAGTGGCAAAAGACATTCGCTACGGGGTCAGCCAGCACTCACTGCATGACGACCCGCACTGCGGGGACGCCTGGCACCTGGCAATCGAACCCGGTCGTTTCAGTGTGATGGTGGCCGATGGACTCGGCCATGGCGAATATGCCGAGCACGCCGCGCGGGCAGGAGAGGTGGTATTTGCCCAGGATGCTTTCCTGGATTCAACGGTGCTGATGAACGATCTGCACATTGCCATGAACGGCACCCGCGGCGGCGCCCTTGCCGTGGCCCAGTACGATGCCGAGGCCGATCACCTGAGGTTTACCGGCGTGGGCAATATTGGCGCCAGCCTGATCGGGCCGGGCAAGTCCCGTGGCCTGGCTTCCCATCCTGGGATCGTCGGTGTGCAATTTCGCAAGGCACATGCCTTCGACTACGCTCAAGTTGGCGGCCAGTTGCTGATCCTGTACAGCGACGGCCTGCAATCACGCTGGAACCTTTTGGACTACCCCGGGCTCGTCCACCGCCACCCTGCCCTGATCGCCGCCGTCCTGCACCGTGACTTCTGTCGCGGCCGGGATGACGTCACGGTCTTGGTGATTGCCCTGGAGGCCGTTGATGGCTGA
- a CDS encoding ATP-binding protein, with protein MTQASNGTHPVLIEQDVVLARQLVRKLAQDCGMRLIDLTKLVTAVSELARNTVVYGKGGYMDWAMVEKDHRPGVRLTFRDEGPGIPDLKLAMTDGWTSGSGLGLGLTGAKRLVDEFELETAPGQGTRVTITRWA; from the coding sequence ATGACCCAAGCCAGCAATGGCACCCACCCGGTGCTGATCGAACAGGACGTCGTGCTGGCTCGACAACTCGTACGCAAACTGGCCCAGGACTGCGGCATGCGCCTGATCGACCTGACCAAGCTGGTCACGGCGGTCAGCGAGCTGGCGCGCAACACGGTGGTCTATGGCAAGGGCGGCTACATGGACTGGGCAATGGTCGAAAAAGACCACCGACCCGGCGTGCGCCTGACCTTTCGAGATGAAGGGCCGGGCATTCCCGATCTCAAGCTGGCAATGACCGACGGCTGGACCTCCGGCAGCGGCCTGGGCCTGGGGCTCACCGGCGCCAAGCGCCTGGTGGATGAATTTGAACTGGAGACCGCGCCAGGCCAGGGCACCCGCGTGACGATCACGCGATGGGCATGA
- a CDS encoding STAS domain-containing protein has product MERIPILQMGEFLLVTIQVDMHDQLALTLQDDLSERISRTSARGVLIDISALDMVDSFIGRMIGTISGLSRIMDAQTVLVGMQPAVAITLVELGMTLPGVATALNVERGMKLLRDRVEHS; this is encoded by the coding sequence ATGGAACGCATCCCTATTTTGCAGATGGGCGAGTTCTTGCTCGTGACCATCCAGGTGGACATGCACGACCAACTCGCGCTGACCTTGCAGGACGACTTGTCCGAGCGCATCAGCCGTACCTCCGCGCGCGGTGTGCTGATCGATATCTCGGCGCTGGACATGGTCGACTCGTTCATCGGACGCATGATCGGCACCATCTCCGGCCTGTCACGCATCATGGATGCCCAGACCGTACTGGTCGGCATGCAGCCCGCCGTGGCCATTACGCTGGTGGAACTGGGCATGACCCTGCCTGGCGTGGCGACGGCGCTGAATGTCGAGCGCGGCATGAAACTGCTGCGTGACCGGGTAGAACACTCATGA
- a CDS encoding STAS domain-containing protein, with protein MATLQTNTIQALQDNRSALLDQWNASLEASGATRNLKGDDIKQQTSEFLNLLTTALQPDSSQNTEHENWAETRVFLEKLSHSRALAGQDSQQTASFIFALKGPLFALLQREYADQPAQLAEQLLKISELLDALGMHTIRTFQKSRESVIKRQQEELLELSTPVVKLWDGVLALPMIGTLDSQRTQVVMESLLQRIVDTGAEIAIIDITGVPTVDTLVAQHLLKTVTAIRLMGADCIISGVRPQIAQTIVHLGLDLQGVVTKANLADALALSLKRLGVTVTKAV; from the coding sequence GTGGCAACTCTGCAAACGAACACAATCCAGGCCCTGCAGGACAATCGCAGCGCCCTCCTTGACCAATGGAATGCCAGCCTCGAGGCCTCGGGCGCCACGCGCAATCTCAAAGGCGACGACATCAAACAGCAGACCAGTGAGTTCCTCAACCTGCTGACGACTGCCCTGCAACCAGATAGCTCGCAGAACACCGAGCATGAAAACTGGGCAGAAACCCGTGTATTCCTGGAGAAACTCTCCCACAGCCGCGCCCTCGCCGGCCAGGATTCGCAACAGACCGCGAGCTTTATCTTTGCCCTCAAGGGCCCGTTGTTCGCCCTGCTGCAACGTGAATATGCCGACCAGCCGGCGCAACTGGCCGAACAACTGCTGAAAATCTCCGAGCTGCTCGATGCGCTGGGCATGCACACCATACGCACCTTCCAGAAATCCCGGGAGTCGGTGATCAAGCGCCAACAGGAAGAATTGCTCGAGCTGTCCACCCCGGTGGTCAAACTGTGGGACGGCGTCCTGGCCCTGCCGATGATTGGTACCCTGGATTCGCAACGCACTCAGGTGGTGATGGAATCGCTGCTGCAGCGCATCGTCGACACCGGCGCGGAAATCGCGATCATCGACATTACCGGCGTACCGACCGTCGACACCCTGGTGGCCCAGCACCTGCTCAAAACCGTCACGGCCATCCGCCTCATGGGCGCCGATTGCATCATCAGCGGCGTACGCCCGCAAATCGCGCAGACCATCGTACACCTGGGCCTCGACCTGCAAGGCGTGGTGACCAAGGCCAACCTGGCCGACGCACTGGCACTCTCCCTCAAACGCCTAGGCGTCACCGTCACCAAGGCCGTTTAA
- a CDS encoding type II toxin-antitoxin system RelE/ParE family toxin, with the protein MKCSVTFSPEALTQLDALEDYISDAGSPLVAARFVDNLVTCCENLTLFPLRGTRRDDVLPGLRITHYRHSTVIAFRVDARARRVSILGVFYGGQDYAVLSQQEGSTAD; encoded by the coding sequence GTGAAGTGTTCAGTGACCTTTTCGCCCGAGGCACTGACCCAACTTGACGCCCTTGAAGACTACATCAGCGATGCCGGCTCGCCGCTGGTCGCTGCCCGCTTCGTCGACAACCTCGTGACCTGCTGCGAAAACCTGACCTTGTTTCCTTTACGTGGCACCCGCCGGGACGACGTGCTGCCCGGCCTGCGCATTACGCATTATCGGCATTCCACCGTCATCGCATTCAGGGTGGATGCCCGTGCGCGGAGGGTGTCGATTCTGGGAGTTTTCTACGGCGGCCAGGATTACGCCGTGCTGTCACAACAAGAGGGGTCCACCGCCGATTAA
- a CDS encoding ribbon-helix-helix domain-containing protein has translation METFHFWMDDETPDIGFDQMLLASRQWSSRIESYSPLADVQMRSTQQMSITLPIEMAALVKAKVAAGEYATESEVIRDGLRALLARDRAMDDWLRDQVIPAAVALEADPGRALSAEQVREHLATKRQRKGHDRT, from the coding sequence ATGGAAACCTTTCACTTCTGGATGGACGACGAGACGCCGGATATCGGCTTTGACCAGATGCTCCTTGCATCACGCCAATGGTCAAGTAGGATTGAATCCTACTCACCCCTGGCGGACGTCCAAATGCGCTCAACCCAGCAAATGAGCATTACCTTGCCCATCGAAATGGCTGCCTTGGTCAAGGCCAAGGTCGCTGCCGGTGAATACGCCACCGAAAGCGAAGTGATCCGCGACGGCCTGCGGGCCTTGCTGGCACGGGATCGCGCCATGGATGACTGGCTGCGCGACCAGGTTATCCCCGCCGCCGTGGCGCTCGAAGCAGACCCCGGCCGGGCGTTATCGGCCGAGCAGGTTCGCGAGCACCTGGCCACCAAACGCCAGCGCAAAGGCCACGATAGAACGTGA
- a CDS encoding LysR family transcriptional regulator produces MIINFDLNDLQAFRAVVDKGSFRGAAEAIRISQPALSRRIEKLETALDVKLFERTTRRVSLTMVGRAFLPQVERMLDDLDVALMGISNVASTRMGNVTIACVPSTAYYFMPHVISEFHKLYPKIRLRVLDASAGEVCNAVESGEADFGVSFSGSLADEVEFELLLQERYVLACRRDHPLAQRDSVAWAEAYEHDYITVDKTSGNRFLLDQALRGVRVKKPSICETHHVTTMIGLVEAGLGVAMVPSIAMPAVEHPILVSVPLVEPQVMRNVGLIKRRGRTLPPAALELERLVREMPFRSA; encoded by the coding sequence GTGATCATCAACTTCGACCTCAACGACCTCCAGGCCTTCCGCGCCGTGGTAGACAAGGGCAGTTTCCGTGGCGCCGCCGAGGCCATCCGCATCTCGCAACCGGCCCTCAGCCGGCGCATCGAAAAGCTCGAAACCGCCCTCGATGTGAAACTGTTCGAACGCACCACCCGGCGCGTCAGCCTGACCATGGTCGGCCGCGCCTTCCTGCCGCAGGTGGAGCGCATGCTCGATGACCTCGACGTGGCGCTGATGGGCATCAGCAACGTCGCGTCCACGCGCATGGGCAATGTCACCATTGCCTGCGTGCCGTCCACCGCGTACTACTTCATGCCCCACGTGATCTCCGAGTTCCACAAGCTGTACCCGAAGATCCGCCTGCGCGTACTGGATGCCAGTGCTGGCGAGGTGTGCAATGCGGTGGAGAGTGGCGAGGCGGATTTCGGCGTGAGTTTCAGCGGCAGCCTGGCCGATGAGGTGGAGTTCGAGCTGTTGCTGCAGGAGCGCTACGTGCTGGCCTGTCGTCGCGACCACCCATTGGCCCAGCGTGACAGCGTGGCCTGGGCCGAAGCCTACGAGCACGACTACATCACCGTGGACAAGACCTCCGGCAACCGCTTCCTGCTCGACCAGGCCCTGCGCGGCGTGCGGGTGAAAAAGCCGAGTATCTGCGAGACGCACCACGTGACCACCATGATCGGGTTGGTGGAAGCGGGGCTGGGGGTGGCGATGGTGCCGTCGATTGCGATGCCGGCGGTCGAGCACCCGATTCTGGTGAGTGTGCCGCTGGTGGAGCCGCAGGTGATGCGCAATGTGGGCTTGATAAAACGCCGCGGGCGGACCTTGCCGCCAGCGGCGCTGGAATTGGAGCGGTTGGTGCGGGAGATGCCGTTCCGGTCAGCGTGA
- a CDS encoding substrate-binding domain-containing protein encodes MKALFKTLTALALGALALSAQAEQLKVMTSGGFTAAYKLLGPQYAKHSGDTLDTILGPSMGKAPEAIPNRLARGEHADVVIMVGYALDDLIKQGKVDPASRVELADSRIGLVVKAGAVKPAIGTDAELKAALSKAKSVAYSDSASGVYVEKELFKKLGMPAKGTMIERLPVAEQVAKGDYEVGLQQVAELLPVPGVTYVGKIPEDVQSVTRFAAGIPVNAEHPEQAKALLQFLASPQVQPVVQSTGLDSVSR; translated from the coding sequence ATGAAGGCCCTGTTCAAGACCCTGACGGCCCTGGCCCTCGGCGCCCTGGCGCTGTCGGCCCAGGCCGAACAGCTCAAGGTGATGACCTCGGGCGGCTTCACGGCTGCCTATAAATTGCTCGGCCCGCAATACGCCAAGCACAGCGGCGACACCCTCGACACCATCCTCGGCCCGTCGATGGGCAAGGCGCCGGAAGCGATTCCCAACCGCCTGGCCCGAGGTGAACACGCCGATGTGGTGATCATGGTCGGCTACGCCCTGGACGACTTGATCAAGCAGGGCAAAGTCGACCCGGCCTCCCGCGTGGAGCTGGCAGACTCGCGCATCGGCCTGGTGGTGAAGGCCGGCGCCGTCAAACCGGCGATCGGCACCGATGCCGAATTGAAAGCCGCCCTGAGTAAAGCCAAGTCGGTGGCCTATTCGGACAGCGCCAGCGGTGTGTATGTCGAGAAAGAGCTGTTCAAGAAGCTCGGCATGCCCGCCAAAGGCACCATGATCGAACGCCTGCCGGTGGCCGAGCAGGTTGCCAAAGGTGACTACGAAGTGGGCTTGCAGCAGGTCGCGGAGTTGTTGCCGGTTCCGGGTGTGACTTACGTCGGCAAGATTCCGGAAGATGTGCAATCGGTGACACGTTTTGCCGCTGGCATTCCGGTCAACGCCGAACACCCGGAGCAGGCCAAGGCGCTGTTGCAATTCCTGGCTTCGCCCCAGGTGCAACCGGTGGTGCAATCCACCGGGCTGGATTCGGTGTCACGCTGA
- the tcuC gene encoding MFS transporter: MTSPTRPDSARSKVGAVFRVTSGNFLEQFDFFLFGFYATYIAAAFFPAANEFASLMMTFAVFGAGFLMRPLGAIILGAYIDDVGRRKGLIVTLSIMASGTLLIVLVPGYHTIGLWAPLLVLLGRLLQGFSAGAELGGVSVYLSEMATPGRKGFYTSWQSGSQQISIVVAAALGYGLNVWMEPSVVADWGWRIPFAIGCVIIPFIFVLRRNLQETEEFANRKHRPTMREVMATLVKNWTVVIGGMLMVAMTTTAFYLITVYAPTFGKTVLQLSTSDALLVTLLVAVSNFVWLPIGGTLSDRFGRKPVLIAMTAMTVLTAYPALSYVVNAPSFAHMLETLLWFSFLYGMYNGAMIPALTEIMPVEVRVAGFSLAYSLATAIFGGFTPAISTWFIHITEDKASPAYWMMFAALCALCSTLALYRRANTRGQVMQGAA; encoded by the coding sequence ATGACTAGCCCTACCCGACCCGACTCTGCCCGCTCGAAAGTGGGTGCGGTATTCCGCGTTACTTCGGGCAACTTCCTCGAACAGTTCGACTTCTTTCTGTTCGGCTTCTACGCCACCTACATCGCTGCCGCGTTCTTCCCTGCCGCTAATGAGTTTGCGTCATTAATGATGACCTTCGCCGTGTTCGGCGCAGGTTTCCTGATGCGTCCGTTGGGCGCGATCATCCTGGGTGCCTATATCGATGACGTCGGTCGCCGCAAAGGCCTGATCGTGACCTTGTCGATCATGGCCAGCGGCACGCTGCTGATCGTGCTGGTGCCCGGTTATCACACCATTGGCTTGTGGGCCCCCCTGCTGGTGCTGCTGGGCCGCCTGCTGCAAGGCTTCTCGGCCGGTGCTGAACTGGGCGGTGTGTCGGTGTACCTGTCCGAGATGGCCACCCCAGGCCGCAAGGGCTTCTACACCAGCTGGCAATCGGGCAGCCAGCAGATCTCCATCGTGGTCGCCGCCGCGCTGGGCTACGGCCTGAACGTGTGGATGGAACCGTCGGTGGTTGCCGACTGGGGCTGGCGCATTCCGTTCGCCATCGGCTGCGTGATCATCCCGTTTATCTTCGTGCTGCGTCGCAACCTGCAGGAAACCGAAGAATTCGCCAACCGCAAACATCGCCCGACCATGCGCGAAGTGATGGCGACCCTGGTGAAAAACTGGACCGTGGTCATCGGCGGCATGCTGATGGTGGCCATGACCACCACCGCGTTCTACCTGATCACCGTGTACGCGCCGACCTTCGGCAAGACCGTGCTGCAACTGAGCACGTCCGATGCGTTGCTGGTGACCTTGCTGGTGGCCGTGTCGAACTTTGTCTGGCTGCCGATCGGCGGCACGTTGAGCGACCGTTTCGGCCGCAAGCCGGTGCTGATCGCCATGACCGCAATGACGGTTCTCACAGCCTACCCAGCACTGTCCTACGTGGTGAACGCACCGAGCTTCGCCCATATGCTGGAAACCCTGCTGTGGTTCTCCTTCCTCTACGGCATGTACAACGGCGCCATGATCCCGGCCCTCACCGAAATCATGCCGGTGGAAGTGCGCGTGGCGGGCTTCTCCCTGGCCTATAGCCTGGCAACCGCGATCTTCGGCGGTTTCACGCCGGCGATCTCCACCTGGTTCATCCACATCACCGAAGACAAAGCCTCGCCGGCCTACTGGATGATGTTCGCCGCCCTGTGCGCGTTGTGCTCGACCCTGGCGCTGTATCGTCGCGCCAACACCCGTGGCCAGGTGATGCAGGGAGCCGCATGA